In Dermacentor andersoni chromosome 4, qqDerAnde1_hic_scaffold, whole genome shotgun sequence, the following proteins share a genomic window:
- the LOC126537451 gene encoding isatin hydrolase-like — MTSAVLRTAVLAGVVGALTLGQQPCAPPSTSWAGRRVVDLSFSYNDRTIYWDEDGRFRINATVQSNDVEDWVLIDEISTPTHGGTHMDAPRHYSKLGWSASEIPLDRLLMVPIALIDVQQEAARNASYLMPITEVLRWEAQNGPLPQNCLLLIRSGWSKYYNNRNAFYGLDQYGLRHFPAIEPAAVEFLTRQRSLAGVGIETASVDFYGVTRSHHLLLAANVYILENLADLSLVPPVGAHAIVMPMKIDGAGGAPTRVVALLP, encoded by the exons ATGACCAGTGCTGTCCTGCGTACCGCCGTCCTCGCCGGCGTGGTGGGAGCGCTCACCCTGGGCCAACAGCCCTGCGCTCCGCCGTCCACGTCATGGGCAGGGCGCCGAGTCGTGGACTTGTCCTTCAGCTACAACGACCGCACCATCTACTGGGACGAAGACGGGCGCTTTCGCATCAACGCCACCGTGCAGTCGAACGATGTCGAGGACTG GGTCTTGATTGACGAAATCTCGACGCCCACCCATGGGGGCACCCACATGGACGCACCGCGGCACTACAGCAAGCTCGGCTGGTCCGCCTCCGAGATACCGCTAGACCGGCTCCTCATGGTGCCCATCGCGCTCATCGACGTTCAGCAGGAAGCGGCACGCAACGCCAGCTACCTCATGCCCATCACCGAGGTCCTTCGATGGGAGGCGCAGAACGGCCCACTGCCCCAAAACTGCCTGCTTCTCATCCGCTCCGGATGGTCCAAA TACTACAACAACCGGAACGCTTTCTACGGCCTGGACCAGTACGGCCTGCGCCATTTCCCGGCCATCGAGCCGGCAGCCGTCGAGTTCCTCACCCGGCAGCGCAGCCTGGCGGGCGTCGGCATCGAGACGGCTTCGGTGGACTTCTACGGCGTGACGCGGTCGCACCACTTGCTGTTGGCCGCCAACGTGTACATCCTCGAGAACCTGGCCGACTTGAGCCTCGTGCCCCCGGTCGGCGCCCACGCCATTGTCATGCCCATGAAGATCGACGGCGCCGGTGGCGCCCCCACGCGCGTCGTTGCGCTGCTGCCTTGA